Genomic window (Mobula birostris isolate sMobBir1 chromosome 20, sMobBir1.hap1, whole genome shotgun sequence):
CCTGATATAGATACCACaattccttcccacagacagcGACATCACTTTAATTCCCTGGGACTGCAGCGCGTGTAGTGGACAATCGCGGTACTGCAGGGGATCAGCAGCTCCCCGAAAGTGAAAGCATTCTGAATCAGGAAGTGCCGCGAGTTAACATGGCTTCGAAAGGACCGGCCGAGAGCTGGACCGAAGAGGTAATTTGTCCCGTCTGCCTGGATTTCTTCACCGATCCGGTTACACTGGAGTGTGGGCACAACTTCTGTCGCTCTTGTATCACACGGTgttgggaaagggaggagagaaactcctgcccggaatgtaGGGAGGTGTTTGCTGACCGCACCCTCAGGGTAAATCGGGCCTTAGCAAATCTGGCTGAAAAAGCTCGAAATATAAACCTAAATCGGAAAGGGAAGGAAAGTAAACTTCACTGcgaggaacatgaggaagaacCGAAGCTGTTTTGTGAAACGGACAAGACACTGATCTGTCTGATCTGTGCAGCTGCGCAGAAACACAGAGAGCACCGCTTCATGCCGATTAAAGAAGCTGTTAAAATCTACAAGGTAAAACTAACCTGAATTTGattttcaccccatcctcccttgtcctgtccaactCTCCGCTCTTTGTGGGGATCTCTTTCGATGTAACTCGCTTATCCACTCGCTCCTCGCCACTGATCTACCTCCTGGCATTGACACCTGCAagcaggacaagtgctacacccgaCTCCCTCGTCACCATTCAGGGTTCAAACAGCCCCAGTTCCTCCCGTTTCTTCCATGGTCGATTGTCCTTTCATATCAGAACCCTCCTTCAGCTCTTTTTCTCTTCCACCTgtcccctctcagcttctcacttcattaccTCCCCCACATTCCCCCTCACGTCTCACCCGTCACCTGTCAGCTGGTTCTCACCCCcaagctttttattctggcttctgccccattccttcccagtcctaatgaagggtctcatcccgaaacgtcgactgtttatttcccctgcatagatgctgcctgactcactgagttcctccggcattttgtgcgaTAATCGGGTTTGATCACCTGTTTCTTATGATCCATCTTTTTTTGTTactttttccttctctctctgacTTCCAGGATCAGCTTAAATCttccttagactctctcacaaaaaagaaatcagacttccgggaaaaggagcagcaacagaaagagaagatttcCGGAGTTCGGGTGAGGCTTCCTGAGCGGAATTTCTGATATTAATCGATAGTTTTGCTCCCTTTAATGCGGAACAGCAGAGTAtcgcagctccagtgacctgggttcgatcctgacctctggtgctgtctgtctggagtttgcatgttctccctgtgaccacgacaGTTTCAGAAACATCCCAAGGACATACTGGAAAAATGGTTAATTACAATTAACCCcgtgaaggtgggggagggtgtatGTGAATCAGCTGGGAGTTAATGGGTCAATGAGCGGGAATAGGTTTCAGGAAAACTTGAGGGAATGGGGTTGACGGGAATGCTCTCAGAACTAGCATGGATTTCAAAGGACCGAATGGTCACCTTACTGTCATAAGCAAATACAACACAGCAATACGGTACATTGATCTTCACCTTTCATTCGACAGGAACAGTCCAACAGCATTCAGACCCACATTACATCCCAGTTTGCTGAACTGCGCCAGATTATCACTGAGAAAGAGCAGAGCTTACTCAGGAATCTCAGGATGGATGAGGCGAGGATTCTAAATCCAATGGAGAAAAATCTTCAAGAGATACAAAAGAATATTAGGATTCTTCAGGAGGAAATCTCAAAGATAAAGGAACAGATGGATCGAAAAGACAGTGTGATATTTCTCAAGGTGAGGGATTATATTTCAATTTATTTCTGTCAAAGGACACTAAATGAACAGTGGAATATTTGAAGTAAACAGTGGCTATTTCTAACAAATCAGTTGCCGCTGCTGGCGACCTCGCACAGTTTGTTATACTTGTATGTTGCACCTCCCGATCACTCCAATAATCATGTTCCAAAATGTCGAAGATATATATTCGATCCTTCAATAGC
Coding sequences:
- the LOC140185377 gene encoding zinc-binding protein A33-like codes for the protein MASKGPAESWTEEVICPVCLDFFTDPVTLECGHNFCRSCITRCWEREERNSCPECREVFADRTLRVNRALANLAEKARNINLNRKGKESKLHCEEHEEEPKLFCETDKTLICLICAAAQKHREHRFMPIKEAVKIYKDQLKSSLDSLTKKKSDFREKEQQQKEKISGVREQSNSIQTHITSQFAELRQIITEKEQSLLRNLRMDEARILNPMEKNLQEIQKNIRILQEEISKIKEQMDRKDSVIFLKEEARQNRRINDDIQELTVTEEALPIEKFDHLYLLNTVLRETLDAINRVSVTLDVETANPCLEVSEDRKTVRWTGTWRNLPDTGKRFTNWACVLGSEGFTSGRHYWEVEVTGNRDWCLGVAAESVKRKRGDRLSPETGFWVIGQDDDVLHRDCDVFDDEIPSPESCLPVGPIPGRVGVYLSYPSGTVSFYNAETKSHLHTFTRNKFTGKLYPFFRTWDENQWLRICSGSAPGLQTGRVPGPASGVKSL